The Solibacillus sp. FSL W7-1436 genome window below encodes:
- a CDS encoding aminotransferase class I/II-fold pyridoxal phosphate-dependent enzyme: protein MNNDRPIVQALKKFVADEPQSFHVPGHKNGLLSNLPNEIKQALKYDVTELTGLDDFHHPEEAILQAEQLLAATYGASRSFFLVNGSTVGNLAMIYATCEKGDTVLVQRNAHKSIFHALELVGANPVYVSPKWDIKSQTAGCIDLEILEQAVASYPDAKAAIFTYPTYYGVTANDLAEQIKLCHAYKIPVLVDEAHGAHLAVSEELPASALELGADIVVQSAHKTLPAMTMASFLHMKSSLVSEQKVNRYLRMLQSSSPSYLLLASLDDARSYVANYKEADYAYLMEKRRQFIESLAMATDLQVVEVNDSLKLLVRAPGYTGFQLKEAMEKLHIFVELADAKQVLLILPLLKQGDSYSLKDLCNRMKEVYKHLKHFPSIENINEAESFETIAITQPEYSFEEIEKAENEWLPYMQAIGRIAATTIIPYPPGIPLLVQGEKITKAHINQLEELLAIGAMFQGDHRLQEKLIQVII, encoded by the coding sequence GTGAACAATGATCGACCAATCGTTCAAGCATTGAAAAAGTTTGTTGCGGATGAACCGCAATCTTTTCATGTGCCTGGACATAAAAATGGGTTGCTGTCGAATTTGCCAAATGAAATTAAACAGGCATTAAAATATGATGTAACCGAACTGACAGGACTGGATGATTTCCATCATCCGGAAGAAGCCATTTTGCAGGCAGAACAGCTTCTCGCAGCTACATATGGAGCAAGTCGTAGTTTCTTTTTAGTGAATGGTTCAACAGTCGGAAACTTGGCAATGATCTATGCAACATGTGAAAAAGGAGATACAGTACTTGTTCAAAGAAATGCACATAAATCTATTTTTCATGCATTGGAACTTGTAGGAGCGAATCCTGTATATGTTTCGCCAAAGTGGGATATAAAGAGTCAGACAGCGGGTTGTATCGATCTGGAGATATTAGAGCAAGCGGTAGCGAGCTATCCCGATGCAAAAGCCGCCATTTTTACGTATCCGACTTATTACGGGGTGACAGCAAATGATTTAGCAGAACAAATTAAATTATGCCATGCATATAAGATTCCTGTTCTGGTTGATGAGGCACATGGGGCACATTTAGCCGTATCGGAGGAACTGCCTGCTTCGGCATTGGAGCTAGGTGCAGATATTGTTGTCCAGTCTGCGCATAAGACACTGCCCGCTATGACAATGGCTTCCTTTTTACATATGAAATCCTCGTTGGTAAGTGAGCAGAAAGTAAACCGTTATTTACGTATGTTACAATCGAGTAGTCCATCATATTTATTATTAGCTTCCCTTGATGATGCAAGAAGCTATGTGGCGAATTATAAGGAAGCCGATTATGCGTATCTTATGGAGAAGCGCCGGCAATTTATTGAATCTTTGGCAATGGCAACGGATTTACAGGTTGTTGAAGTGAATGATTCATTAAAACTATTAGTCCGTGCTCCGGGCTATACAGGATTTCAATTAAAAGAAGCAATGGAAAAATTGCATATATTTGTAGAGTTGGCAGATGCAAAACAAGTGCTTTTAATTTTACCGCTATTAAAGCAGGGAGACTCTTATTCACTTAAGGATTTATGTAACCGTATGAAAGAGGTATATAAACATTTAAAACACTTCCCAAGCATTGAGAATATAAACGAAGCCGAAAGCTTTGAAACGATAGCGATTACACAACCTGAGTATAGCTTTGAAGAAATAGAGAAGGCAGAGAATGAATGGCTTCCCTACATGCAAGCTATCGGGCGAATCGCAGCAACAACAATTATTCCATACCCACCTGGAATTCCATTACTCGTACAAGGTGAAAAAATTACAAAAGCACATATTAATCAGTTGGAGGAGTTACTGGCGATCGGGGCAATGTTCCAGGGAGATCACCGATTACAGGAAAAATTAATACAAGTCATAATATAG